In Thermococcus thioreducens, a genomic segment contains:
- a CDS encoding MATE family efflux transporter: protein MIRLNEDQRRLWKLAWPAIMGNISQTLLNLVDMMMVGQLGALALAAVGLGGQVSWFMMPIMAAVATGTLALVARFVGAKDEENATLALEQSLYLAFLLGIPVMLFGWFFGDDILRIMGAKPDVIALGYEYIKVVFAFYPIRFAGFTAFSALRGAGDTKTPMKLGILMNVVNAVLDYLLIFGKFGFPELGPVGAAWASGIGITTSFLIGLYLLWSGKLILRFKPSWSFHPDMASRILRIGVPTMIERGIFSFYNFLYMSIVTRFGTVALAAHQVGLRVESIAYMPAFGFNVATSALVGQSLGEGSPEKAERTVYEALKMVGIFMSVMAFILIFFPRYLVMPFISPSDPNYGEVMGLASIYLIIVGISEIPLGWLFVLGGALRGAGDTKTPMYITATSKLLFRIIPAYLLGFGFTIGPVHFEGLGVIAAWIAMSLETFTTAALFWWAFKRGKWKYVKV from the coding sequence ATGATCCGCCTCAACGAAGACCAGCGCCGTCTCTGGAAGCTGGCCTGGCCGGCCATAATGGGCAACATCTCCCAGACCCTTCTCAACTTAGTTGACATGATGATGGTCGGACAGCTGGGTGCTTTGGCCTTAGCGGCAGTTGGTCTCGGCGGCCAGGTCAGCTGGTTCATGATGCCGATAATGGCGGCTGTGGCCACCGGAACGCTGGCCCTCGTTGCCCGTTTTGTTGGGGCCAAAGACGAGGAGAACGCAACCTTAGCTTTGGAGCAGAGCCTTTACTTGGCGTTTCTCCTTGGAATCCCAGTCATGCTCTTCGGATGGTTTTTTGGTGACGACATCCTGAGGATAATGGGCGCTAAACCCGACGTAATCGCTCTGGGCTACGAGTACATCAAGGTCGTCTTTGCCTTCTATCCAATCCGCTTCGCAGGCTTCACTGCTTTCTCCGCATTAAGGGGGGCTGGTGACACGAAGACACCCATGAAGCTCGGAATTTTGATGAACGTTGTGAACGCGGTTCTCGACTACCTACTAATCTTTGGAAAGTTCGGCTTTCCAGAGCTCGGCCCAGTCGGAGCGGCCTGGGCCTCGGGGATTGGAATAACCACGTCCTTCCTAATCGGCCTCTACCTCCTCTGGAGCGGGAAGCTTATACTCCGCTTTAAGCCCAGCTGGAGCTTCCACCCCGACATGGCGAGCAGAATCCTCCGCATCGGTGTGCCAACGATGATCGAGCGCGGAATATTCAGCTTCTACAACTTCCTCTATATGAGCATAGTCACTCGCTTCGGAACCGTTGCGTTAGCCGCCCATCAGGTTGGTCTCCGCGTTGAGAGCATCGCATACATGCCGGCGTTTGGCTTCAACGTGGCCACCTCAGCCCTAGTCGGGCAGAGCCTTGGGGAGGGCAGTCCGGAGAAAGCCGAGAGAACAGTTTACGAGGCCCTCAAGATGGTGGGCATCTTCATGAGTGTGATGGCCTTCATATTGATATTCTTCCCGCGCTATCTGGTCATGCCCTTCATAAGTCCGAGCGACCCGAACTACGGCGAGGTCATGGGGCTGGCGAGCATATACCTCATAATAGTCGGAATCAGCGAGATCCCCCTCGGCTGGCTCTTCGTCCTCGGCGGTGCTTTGAGGGGTGCCGGCGACACAAAGACCCCGATGTACATCACCGCCACCAGCAAGCTCCTCTTCCGGATAATCCCGGCATATTTACTCGGCTTTGGCTTTACAATCGGACCGGTGCACTTTGAGGGCCTCGGCGTTATAGCGGCCTGGATAGCCATGAGCCTCGAAACCTTCACCACAGCGGCGCTCTTCTGGTGGGCGTTCAAACGTGGAAAGTGGAAGTACGTGAAGGTATGA
- a CDS encoding phosphorylating glyceraldehyde-3-phosphate dehydrogenase, with the protein MKVKVGINGYGTIGKRVAYAVTKQDDMKLIGVTKTKPDFEAYRARELGIPVYAASEEFLLKFERAGFEVAGTLSDLLEKVDVIVDATPGGMGAKSKELYEKAGVKAIFQGGEKASTAEVSFVAQANYEKALGKDYVRVVSCNTTGLTRTLSAIQDYIDYVYAVMIRRAADPNDARRGPVNAITPSVTVPSHHGPDVQTVIPINIETSAFVVPTTLMHVHSIMVELKKPLEAKDVVEVFENTTRVLLFEKEKGFDSTAQLIEFARDLHREWNNLYEIVVWKESVSVRGNRLFYIQAVHQESDVVPENIDAIRAMFELADKWESIKKTNESLGILK; encoded by the coding sequence ATGAAAGTGAAGGTCGGCATTAACGGTTATGGGACGATAGGCAAGCGCGTCGCCTACGCGGTCACGAAGCAGGACGATATGAAACTCATAGGCGTCACCAAGACGAAGCCGGATTTCGAGGCCTACCGCGCCAGGGAGCTGGGGATTCCGGTCTATGCCGCGAGCGAGGAGTTTCTGCTGAAGTTCGAGAGGGCCGGCTTTGAAGTCGCTGGAACGCTCAGCGATCTTCTCGAAAAGGTCGACGTCATAGTCGACGCCACCCCCGGCGGGATGGGGGCGAAGAGCAAGGAACTGTACGAGAAGGCAGGAGTTAAGGCGATTTTCCAGGGTGGTGAGAAGGCATCAACCGCTGAGGTCTCCTTCGTGGCCCAGGCGAACTACGAGAAGGCCCTCGGCAAGGACTACGTCCGCGTCGTCTCCTGCAACACGACCGGATTAACGAGGACGCTCTCAGCGATTCAGGACTATATAGACTACGTCTACGCGGTCATGATACGCCGCGCGGCAGACCCGAACGACGCCAGGCGCGGCCCGGTCAACGCCATAACCCCGAGCGTGACAGTCCCTTCACACCACGGGCCGGACGTCCAGACGGTCATCCCGATAAACATTGAGACCTCAGCCTTCGTCGTACCGACGACGCTCATGCACGTCCACAGCATCATGGTTGAGCTGAAGAAGCCGCTCGAAGCCAAGGACGTCGTTGAGGTCTTCGAGAACACCACGCGCGTTCTGCTCTTCGAGAAGGAGAAGGGCTTTGACAGCACAGCCCAGCTCATAGAGTTCGCCCGCGACCTGCACCGAGAGTGGAACAACCTCTACGAGATAGTTGTATGGAAGGAGAGCGTAAGCGTCCGCGGAAACAGGCTCTTTTACATTCAGGCCGTCCACCAGGAGAGCGACGTGGTTCCTGAGAACATAGACGCGATAAGGGCGATGTTCGAGCTGGCAGACAAGTGGGAGAGCATAAAGAAGACGAACGAGAGTTTGGGGATTCTGAAATAG
- a CDS encoding LSm family protein, with product MAERPLDVIHRSLDKDVLVLLKRGSEFRGRLIGYDIHLNVVLADAALIQDGEVVKKYGKIVIRGDNVLAISPVEIE from the coding sequence ATGGCGGAAAGACCACTTGATGTTATCCACAGGTCGCTCGATAAGGACGTGCTCGTGCTCCTGAAGCGGGGTTCCGAGTTCAGGGGCAGGCTCATCGGTTACGACATCCACCTGAACGTCGTCCTCGCCGATGCTGCCCTTATTCAGGACGGCGAGGTCGTGAAGAAGTACGGTAAAATCGTCATCAGGGGAGACAACGTTCTGGCCATTTCCCCTGTCGAGATTGAGTGA
- the vapB gene encoding type II toxin-antitoxin system VapB family antitoxin, whose product MAVISVRVPDELKAKMKKYDINWSEEIRRFIEQKIRDEEKAKLLDEIDSFLKSVPELERGKATKLLRDSRDSN is encoded by the coding sequence ATGGCAGTCATAAGCGTTCGCGTCCCCGATGAGCTAAAAGCGAAGATGAAGAAGTACGACATCAACTGGAGTGAGGAGATAAGGAGGTTCATAGAGCAGAAGATTAGAGATGAAGAAAAGGCAAAATTGCTCGACGAGATTGACTCCTTCCTCAAAAGCGTTCCCGAGCTTGAACGAGGAAAGGCCACAAAGCTCCTGAGGGATTCCCGTGATAGTAATTGA
- a CDS encoding aromatic amino acid transport family protein, whose protein sequence is MVAVKKLTLAEASAILIGTQIGAGVLGLPYAFRETGFAGIAVIMAVGFLTMLTALFVLELAVHRGGTMTSLARETLGKAGGWLMLASISVLSYGALIAYIAGSGDIISSLTGINGTVAAIIFWLVMSGIVLMGLKASGKAELVLNFLLLGALAIAVALMLPKLEPANMSPTNTGAVVSGIGVAIFAYVSHMVVPEMYKGLGSAEKTKKAVLIGYLVPMGFYALFVLAFVGALGAGTPQLATSALESYYGPLGKILGLLLPLAAISTSYIGIGFAQMDNLREAFNLDKRTAWLLTVIPPLLIYFAGLKSFVSALWLAGTFGGLLYAGILPVAMYLRTRDVHPPECVKVPHGVAYLTGAVFFLVFVYSVVSLV, encoded by the coding sequence GTGGTGGCCGTGAAAAAGCTCACCCTCGCTGAGGCAAGCGCAATATTGATAGGCACTCAAATTGGAGCGGGAGTTCTGGGTCTGCCCTATGCGTTCAGGGAGACTGGTTTCGCAGGGATCGCTGTCATAATGGCTGTCGGGTTCCTCACTATGTTAACTGCTCTCTTCGTCCTCGAACTGGCCGTCCACAGGGGCGGTACGATGACCTCTCTGGCGAGGGAGACCCTTGGAAAGGCCGGCGGCTGGCTCATGCTGGCGAGCATCTCCGTCCTCAGCTACGGTGCGCTCATAGCCTATATCGCCGGAAGCGGTGACATAATATCATCCCTCACGGGGATCAACGGCACAGTGGCGGCGATAATCTTCTGGCTCGTGATGAGCGGGATAGTTCTCATGGGGCTCAAGGCCTCGGGCAAGGCGGAGCTGGTGCTCAACTTCCTCCTGCTGGGTGCGCTGGCGATTGCGGTTGCCCTGATGCTCCCGAAGCTCGAACCTGCAAACATGTCCCCAACAAACACCGGTGCAGTGGTTTCAGGGATAGGTGTGGCGATATTCGCCTACGTCAGCCACATGGTTGTTCCGGAGATGTACAAGGGGCTTGGGAGCGCGGAGAAGACCAAAAAGGCAGTCCTGATAGGCTACCTAGTGCCGATGGGCTTCTACGCTCTCTTTGTGCTGGCGTTCGTCGGCGCACTCGGAGCGGGCACTCCACAGCTGGCAACCTCAGCCCTGGAAAGCTACTACGGTCCCCTTGGGAAGATTCTTGGGCTCCTCCTCCCGCTTGCTGCAATAAGTACCAGTTACATCGGGATAGGCTTTGCCCAGATGGACAACCTCCGCGAGGCGTTTAATCTTGACAAGAGAACCGCATGGTTGCTCACGGTCATTCCGCCCTTGCTGATATACTTCGCCGGGCTCAAGAGCTTCGTCAGCGCCCTATGGCTCGCTGGAACCTTCGGTGGACTGCTCTATGCCGGAATCCTGCCGGTGGCGATGTACCTCAGGACGAGGGACGTCCACCCGCCGGAGTGTGTGAAGGTCCCGCACGGCGTTGCCTACCTCACCGGGGCGGTATTCTTCCTCGTGTTCGTATATTCAGTGGTCTCTTTGGTCTGA
- a CDS encoding 50S ribosomal protein L37e, whose product MGSGTAPKGRRNHTPTHIKCRRCGKRAYNIKKGYCASCGFGRSRRMRKYSWSHKWRKKRNLPY is encoded by the coding sequence ATGGGAAGCGGGACTGCACCGAAGGGCAGGAGGAACCATACTCCAACTCACATTAAGTGCAGGCGCTGTGGAAAGCGCGCCTACAACATCAAGAAGGGCTACTGCGCCTCGTGCGGCTTTGGCAGGAGCAGGCGCATGAGGAAGTACAGCTGGTCCCACAAGTGGAGGAAGAAGAGGAACCTCCCATACTGA
- a CDS encoding molybdopterin-binding protein, which yields MFAEILTVGDELLTGNTVDSNSAFIARRLTERGYWVRRKTTVGDDVEEIKKVIREILDRKPEVLIISGGLGPTHDDVTMLAVAEALNRELVLCEECLERIREFYRELYEKGYIDDPELNEGRKKMAYLPEGAEPLKNTEGAAPGAYIEHVGVKIFVLPGMPREMKAMLEKEVLPRLGERKFIQRKLLAEITDESKLAPLLIEALERFDVRIHSSPKGFGRYIGIIIFGESEGEIERAKAFLEEKGIRFEEGW from the coding sequence ATGTTCGCCGAGATACTCACGGTAGGCGATGAACTGCTCACCGGGAACACCGTGGACAGCAACTCCGCGTTTATAGCCCGGAGGCTGACCGAAAGGGGCTACTGGGTGAGGAGAAAGACGACCGTCGGAGATGATGTTGAGGAGATAAAGAAGGTTATCCGTGAGATACTGGACAGGAAGCCAGAGGTTCTCATTATCTCAGGTGGCCTTGGACCGACCCACGACGACGTCACCATGCTGGCCGTTGCCGAGGCACTTAACAGAGAACTCGTTCTCTGCGAAGAGTGCCTCGAACGGATCAGGGAGTTCTACCGCGAGCTTTATGAGAAGGGCTACATAGACGACCCCGAGCTCAACGAGGGGAGGAAAAAGATGGCTTACCTTCCAGAGGGTGCAGAGCCCCTTAAGAACACCGAGGGAGCCGCCCCGGGTGCATACATCGAGCACGTCGGTGTAAAAATCTTCGTCCTCCCAGGAATGCCCCGCGAGATGAAGGCCATGCTCGAAAAGGAAGTCCTACCGAGGCTTGGGGAGAGGAAGTTCATCCAGAGGAAGCTCCTCGCGGAGATAACCGATGAGAGCAAGCTCGCGCCCCTTCTGATTGAGGCCCTGGAAAGGTTCGACGTCAGGATACACTCCTCTCCAAAGGGCTTCGGGAGGTACATTGGCATAATCATATTTGGAGAGAGTGAAGGGGAGATAGAGCGCGCGAAGGCCTTCCTTGAAGAGAAGGGGATTAGGTTTGAGGAAGGCTGGTAG
- a CDS encoding DUF402 domain-containing protein, with amino-acid sequence MSRKIHLIYLRLPNRILERDDEVVADLGDIVVAKSRFEGMLAPLRVNGVEVIKNGYAMIYFAFVGRNYDVLKVYDEKGNFKGLYIDVLAYTKREGNTLEMLDLFLDLFVFPGGGAFLLDEDELEMALNYGVIDRETFDFAYRVAREILEKIKRKEFPPDIVWEYDLQGTPSESRVMLT; translated from the coding sequence ATGTCCAGGAAAATCCACCTCATCTACCTCCGCCTTCCGAACAGGATTCTTGAGCGTGATGATGAGGTAGTCGCTGATTTAGGCGATATCGTGGTTGCCAAATCCCGCTTCGAAGGCATGCTTGCCCCGCTGAGAGTGAACGGTGTCGAGGTCATCAAAAACGGCTACGCCATGATCTACTTCGCCTTCGTCGGGAGAAACTACGACGTCCTGAAGGTCTACGACGAGAAGGGAAACTTCAAAGGCCTCTACATCGACGTCCTGGCTTACACAAAGAGGGAAGGGAACACGCTTGAGATGCTCGACCTTTTCCTCGACCTCTTCGTCTTTCCGGGCGGCGGGGCATTCCTCCTCGATGAAGACGAGCTTGAGATGGCACTTAACTACGGAGTGATTGACAGAGAGACCTTTGACTTCGCCTACCGCGTTGCGAGGGAAATCCTTGAAAAGATTAAACGGAAGGAGTTCCCGCCCGATATCGTGTGGGAGTACGACCTTCAGGGGACGCCGAGCGAGTCGAGGGTTATGTTAACGTAG
- the trmY gene encoding tRNA (pseudouridine(54)-N(1))-methyltransferase TrmY — translation MRTFIVKANGAHTAYDFSLKDLPGTSGRIDLLCRFLNSAFLLSHGIRKNVRVWLLLYGPPKPPKAIRFEGAELRARLNPDELSTAKLIVKALKAGEGLREPAKELEVLPGIYVSNLTFEDVIRRTLKGSELYYLHEGGKPIGKVNFGKNVAFVLGDHKGLSNEDEAFLDGIAERVSVGKKSYLASHVVAYVNITLDSLGVP, via the coding sequence ATGAGAACATTCATAGTCAAGGCAAACGGGGCCCACACTGCCTATGATTTCAGTCTGAAGGACTTACCCGGCACAAGCGGGAGGATAGATCTGCTCTGCCGGTTTCTCAACAGCGCTTTCCTGCTCTCACACGGCATAAGGAAGAACGTAAGGGTCTGGCTCCTCCTTTACGGCCCGCCTAAACCGCCGAAGGCAATACGCTTTGAGGGGGCTGAACTGAGGGCCAGGCTCAATCCCGACGAGCTGAGTACAGCGAAGCTCATAGTGAAGGCCTTAAAGGCCGGTGAAGGGCTTAGAGAGCCAGCAAAGGAGCTTGAGGTTCTGCCGGGAATCTACGTCAGCAATCTGACTTTTGAGGACGTCATAAGAAGAACGCTGAAGGGCTCTGAGCTCTACTACCTCCACGAGGGGGGCAAGCCTATTGGAAAGGTGAACTTCGGGAAAAATGTCGCCTTCGTCCTCGGCGACCACAAAGGGCTAAGCAATGAAGACGAGGCCTTCCTCGACGGAATAGCGGAGAGGGTGAGTGTTGGAAAGAAGAGCTACCTGGCTTCCCATGTGGTTGCCTACGTTAACATAACCCTCGACTCGCTCGGCGTCCCCTGA
- a CDS encoding type II toxin-antitoxin system VapC family toxin has product MIVIDTSALIKYLLKEEGWETVSEFLRKSGDLASLEMALIEGANAVWKRYNLYRDISIETAQKILDYLHATEGIILYENPLQYLPEGEKIALEHKITVYDALYIAQALKYGKLATSDEKQGKIAEKLGVKVVYL; this is encoded by the coding sequence GTGATAGTAATTGACACATCTGCCCTCATAAAGTATCTCCTGAAAGAAGAGGGATGGGAGACGGTTTCGGAATTCCTCAGAAAAAGCGGGGATTTGGCCTCGCTGGAAATGGCACTGATTGAGGGTGCCAACGCCGTGTGGAAAAGGTACAACCTGTACAGGGACATATCCATTGAAACTGCCCAGAAAATACTGGACTATCTCCATGCCACCGAGGGTATAATACTGTACGAAAATCCGCTTCAATACCTCCCAGAGGGGGAGAAAATAGCCTTGGAGCACAAAATCACCGTTTATGACGCCCTCTACATCGCCCAGGCACTCAAGTACGGCAAGCTTGCAACGAGCGATGAGAAACAGGGAAAAATAGCGGAGAAACTCGGCGTTAAGGTCGTCTACCTCTAA
- a CDS encoding alpha-amylase family glycosyl hydrolase yields MKKGGLPLILILLTAIVSGCISGETQNQTGTTSSSVPTTATSPVLTSTSPYSPPPKGEFGLPEGNYRAIYTGLDKSCPTGRVPVRFAYYSGNETVKSVSLRGSFNNWAEWPMKEENGTWSTTVCLRPGKYEYKYFINGQWVKDMSDDGTGRPYDPDADGYADDGYGGKNAVRLVEGKESFYVEFDPGNPAYLSVADNRTVVRFEAKRKAVSSAVLVTDRGNYTMKLQVWWDSGEVWRTEVPFVEPMRYYIVINSADGGRFLVLNTSESPFFSFDGIDRFPQLEWVSNGIAYQIFPDRFNNGNESNDALALDHDELLLNQVNPGRPLLSNWSDPITPLHCCHQYFGGDIKGITEKLDYLQSLGVTIIYLNPIFLSGSAHGYDTYDYYKLDPKFGTEEDLREFLDEAHKRGIKVIFDFVPNHCGIGNPAFLDVWKNGKQSPYWDWFLIKRWPFKLGDGKAYVGWWGIGSLPKLNTTNPEVREYLIGAALYWLDFGFDGMRVDVPNEVLDPATFFSELRERVKEKHPDAYLIGEIWTLSPEWVKGDRFDSLMNYALGRDILLNYARGYLSGEAAMKMMGRYYASYGENVVAMGFNLVDSHDTSRVLTDLGGGSLGDEPTNESIQRLKLLSTLLYTLPGTPVTFQGDERGLLGDKNHYDEQRYPIGWDQVNEDVLNHYRALAELRMRTPALRSSAIRFYTAKNGMMAFFRGHDDEVLVVANSWNRPAKLELPQGEWRILWPEGRMGVTVLGSIEVPGVSVLILERS; encoded by the coding sequence ATGAAAAAAGGTGGCCTGCCCCTGATTCTCATACTCCTAACCGCCATAGTGAGCGGATGCATCTCGGGTGAAACCCAGAACCAAACGGGCACGACTTCGAGCTCGGTTCCCACGACAGCCACTTCTCCGGTGCTCACCTCAACATCCCCATATTCCCCTCCTCCGAAGGGTGAGTTCGGACTGCCGGAGGGCAACTACAGGGCCATCTATACCGGCCTCGACAAATCATGTCCAACTGGGAGGGTTCCCGTCAGGTTTGCCTATTACTCGGGAAACGAGACGGTAAAGTCGGTAAGCCTGCGCGGGAGTTTCAACAACTGGGCCGAGTGGCCAATGAAAGAGGAGAACGGAACCTGGAGCACAACGGTCTGTCTCAGGCCTGGGAAGTACGAGTACAAGTACTTCATCAACGGCCAGTGGGTCAAGGACATGTCAGATGATGGCACCGGAAGACCCTACGACCCCGACGCCGATGGATATGCCGATGACGGCTATGGCGGGAAGAACGCGGTCAGGCTAGTTGAGGGGAAGGAGAGCTTTTACGTGGAGTTCGACCCTGGAAACCCTGCCTATCTGAGCGTTGCCGACAACCGGACGGTTGTGAGGTTCGAAGCAAAGAGGAAGGCCGTAAGCTCGGCCGTCCTTGTGACCGACAGAGGAAACTACACCATGAAGCTCCAGGTATGGTGGGACTCGGGGGAAGTGTGGCGCACCGAGGTGCCGTTCGTTGAACCAATGAGGTATTACATCGTTATAAACTCCGCCGACGGGGGGAGGTTTCTCGTCCTCAACACAAGCGAGAGCCCGTTCTTCAGCTTCGACGGCATTGATAGGTTCCCTCAGCTGGAATGGGTGAGCAACGGGATAGCCTACCAGATATTCCCCGACAGGTTCAACAACGGTAACGAAAGCAACGACGCCCTGGCGCTGGACCACGACGAGCTTCTCCTCAACCAGGTCAACCCGGGAAGGCCCCTACTCTCCAACTGGAGCGACCCGATAACTCCCCTCCACTGCTGCCACCAGTACTTCGGCGGAGACATAAAGGGAATAACCGAGAAGCTCGACTACCTTCAGAGCCTGGGCGTCACGATAATCTACCTCAACCCCATCTTTCTCTCCGGGAGCGCCCACGGCTATGACACCTACGACTACTACAAACTGGACCCGAAGTTCGGGACGGAGGAAGACCTCAGGGAGTTCCTCGATGAGGCCCACAAGCGCGGCATAAAGGTCATCTTCGACTTTGTGCCCAACCACTGCGGGATTGGCAACCCTGCATTCCTCGATGTCTGGAAGAACGGAAAGCAAAGCCCCTACTGGGACTGGTTCCTCATCAAGCGGTGGCCCTTCAAGCTGGGCGATGGGAAGGCATACGTCGGCTGGTGGGGAATTGGCAGTTTGCCAAAGCTCAACACGACGAATCCAGAGGTAAGGGAGTATCTCATTGGTGCCGCCCTCTACTGGCTCGACTTCGGCTTCGACGGGATGAGGGTGGACGTCCCGAACGAGGTTCTCGACCCGGCGACGTTCTTCTCCGAGCTGAGAGAGAGGGTAAAAGAGAAACATCCCGACGCCTACCTCATCGGCGAGATATGGACGCTCTCGCCGGAGTGGGTCAAGGGAGACCGCTTCGACTCGCTCATGAACTACGCCCTCGGAAGGGACATACTCCTAAACTACGCAAGGGGCTACCTAAGCGGTGAAGCCGCAATGAAGATGATGGGCAGGTACTACGCCTCTTACGGTGAGAACGTTGTTGCAATGGGCTTCAATCTCGTTGACTCCCACGACACGTCGAGGGTCCTCACCGACCTTGGCGGCGGGAGCCTTGGAGATGAACCTACCAACGAATCTATCCAGCGGCTCAAACTGCTTTCTACCCTTCTGTACACCCTTCCCGGGACGCCGGTGACATTCCAGGGCGACGAGAGGGGCCTGCTGGGCGACAAGAACCACTACGACGAGCAGCGCTATCCGATAGGGTGGGATCAGGTGAACGAGGACGTGCTGAACCACTACAGGGCGCTGGCAGAGCTGAGAATGAGAACCCCTGCGCTGAGGAGCAGCGCCATAAGGTTCTACACCGCGAAGAACGGCATGATGGCCTTCTTCAGGGGGCACGACGATGAGGTTCTCGTCGTGGCAAACAGCTGGAATAGGCCTGCCAAGCTGGAGCTTCCCCAAGGGGAGTGGAGAATCCTCTGGCCCGAGGGCCGTATGGGGGTTACCGTGTTGGGAAGCATCGAGGTGCCCGGAGTCAGTGTCCTCATACTGGAGAGGAGCTGA
- a CDS encoding DUF167 domain-containing protein → MKFLKETRDGTIILIHVQPKAKKSSIEGVDEWRGRLKVKIKAPPVEGRANKEVVRFFSKLFGAEVAIVRGDTSREKDLLVKGLSAEEVLKKLEL, encoded by the coding sequence ATGAAGTTCCTGAAGGAGACGAGGGACGGAACTATCATCCTCATCCATGTGCAGCCGAAGGCAAAGAAGAGTTCCATTGAGGGTGTCGATGAGTGGCGCGGACGGCTGAAGGTCAAAATAAAAGCCCCGCCCGTAGAGGGGAGGGCGAACAAGGAGGTCGTCAGGTTTTTCTCGAAGCTCTTCGGGGCCGAGGTCGCGATAGTCAGGGGAGACACCAGCAGGGAAAAGGACCTGCTCGTGAAGGGGCTCAGCGCGGAAGAGGTTCTGAAAAAACTTGAGCTCTGA
- a CDS encoding nucleotidyltransferase family protein has translation MVRVTLSEIENILRAHKEDLRRRFGVSSIAIFGSYARGEETELSDVDILVEFERPIGWEIVDSKILPRIPAWS, from the coding sequence ATGGTGAGGGTTACCCTTTCCGAGATTGAGAATATTCTTAGAGCACATAAGGAGGATCTCCGCAGGAGATTCGGGGTTAGCTCAATCGCTATATTCGGCTCCTATGCGAGGGGCGAGGAGACCGAGCTTAGCGACGTGGATATACTCGTCGAGTTTGAACGGCCCATCGGCTGGGAGATAGTCGATTCTAAAATACTACCTCGAATCCCTGCTTGGAGTTAA